In the Deinococcus radiophilus genome, one interval contains:
- a CDS encoding cyclase family protein has product MLPVDISRLLTPGHPNWPGDAQFEVQPGARIAGGDSVNTGVIRTSTHTGTHVDAPWHYDDGGKQLHEIPLDVYVGPALVLRVAADQPIGPGVLEGLSDLPPRLLLCSGQPPHWSDFPSAFAYPTPEFVRAAGERGVRLLGLDVPSMDPLDSKTLDSHHAAHAAGMHILESLSLSHVTPGEYTLVCLPLPLHGVDGAPARAILLPAIVGT; this is encoded by the coding sequence ATGCTCCCCGTAGATATTTCCCGGCTCCTCACGCCCGGTCATCCCAACTGGCCTGGCGACGCTCAGTTCGAGGTGCAACCTGGCGCCCGTATCGCCGGGGGCGACTCGGTGAATACCGGGGTCATCCGCACTTCCACGCACACAGGAACCCACGTAGATGCACCCTGGCACTATGACGATGGGGGCAAGCAGCTGCACGAGATTCCGCTGGACGTATATGTCGGCCCTGCGCTGGTGCTGCGGGTCGCTGCGGATCAGCCGATTGGCCCAGGCGTGCTGGAGGGCCTGAGCGACCTGCCGCCCCGTCTGTTGCTGTGCAGCGGTCAGCCACCCCACTGGTCCGATTTCCCAAGTGCCTTTGCCTACCCCACTCCGGAATTTGTGCGGGCGGCGGGCGAGCGGGGGGTGCGGTTACTGGGGCTGGATGTGCCGAGCATGGACCCGCTGGACTCCAAGACCTTAGACAGCCACCATGCGGCCCATGCGGCGGGGATGCACATCCTCGAAAGCCTGAGCCTGAGCCATGTCACCCCCGGCGAATACACCCTGGTCTGCCTCCCCCTCCCGCTGCATGGAGTAGACGGTGCTCCGGCGCGGGCTATCCTGCTGCCCGCTATAGTGGGAACATGA